AGTTAAGGGCTCAATGTGGGAAAGTTGCCAAGTCGGCTGGTGAGATGGTTCCCTGTTGGGCGCGGCGGGATGTTTATTTTGTAAGCAGCAATCGCCCCACAGAGGTGGTTATACAGATCTCGAATTTTCACCACTGGAAGGGTGGTCCTGAGGATACCATTATTTTAGGACGCGCGAGGGATATTCTCAACCTTAAATCGTTGCAAGAGGGGGTTGGCTATTTTATATTTGGAATATTTCTGGTGATGTCTTTGTACCATCTGGTACTTTTTCTATATCGAAAGACTGATCGATCTGCCTTGCTGTTTAGCCTCTTCTGTTTTACAATAATGGTAAGGTTGCTAACCACTGGAGAAAAGTTAATACTAAAGATGCTACCCGGTATTGACTGGGTTGTGGCGGTTCGCATAGAGTACCTCTCTTACATTATTTCTCCTCCGCTGCTGCTGCATTTTATACAGCAAATGTACCCTCAACTTTTCTCTAAGGGTGTTCTTCGCATCTCGTATTTGCTTGCAGGCATGTTTACTTTGCTGGTTATTGCGGCACCATCTACTATTTTTACCTATACTCCAATTGCCTATCAGGTTATTATTTTTATTAGCGGGATTTACGTGTTCTACGTTTTATTTAAGGCGGCAATGGAAAAGTTGGAAAACTCATTTGTTTTCCTATTCAGCTACTGCTTCTTTTTCATCCTTCTAGTAAATGATATTCTTTTCTACAATAGAGTGCTGGATACGTCTTTTCTATCTCCGTTAGGGGTGTTTGTGATGATCTTTTCGCAGTCGATGGTGCTTTCCAAAAAGACATCCGTGGCATTTCGCGAAGTAGAGGTGCTTACTGCTAGGCTGCAGCGTTACAATCGGGAGTTGGAAAGCAAGATTGAAGAGCGTACGCAGGAAATTCGCCTTCAGAAAATGGAAATAGAGGCTCAAGCCGATGTTTTGTTGGAGGTTAATGGCCAGCTTACCCGGATGGGGCATCTGAAAAACGCGCTAATGGCGATGATCGTTCATGATTTAAAGAATCCGTTGAATATGGTACTGAACTATTCGAAGGATGATCGGATAACATCGGCCGGAAAGCAAATGCACGGATTGGTGCAGAATATCTTGGATATACAGAAGTATGATAACGACAAGATGGTGCTTTATAAGCGCCGGGTAGAGGTCGGTATGGTTTTGTCAAAAGCTATTTTTAGCGTAAACTATCTCGCGTACCAAAAGGGCGTTCGGATAGTTAATAGGATTCCTGCGGGCTTAATTTTGGAGGTAGACGAGGATGTCTTGGAGCGAATATTTATAAACCTGCTGACAAATGCGCTGAAGTATTCGCCAATTAACTCTGATGTTATTTTGGAGAGTCGGTTGGAGCATGATTACTGTCTTTTTGAGGTGGTAGATAGTGGACCTGGGATTCCGGAAGATAAGATTTGCATAGTATTTAATCAGTACGAAAGCTATGATGAGCGGATGCTTGGGCGCATAAAGCCAAGCGGATTGGGCTTAGCTTTTTGCAAAATGGCGGTTGATGCGCACGATGGAGAGATTGGGTTTACAGCAAAAGATGGAGGTGGTTCTATCTTCTGGTTTAAAATTCCTGCTCTAGAGGTGCCCGTCTTGGGCGAACTTCAGCCTGAGATTTTGGAGCAAACGATGCCTTTTGCCCCTGTCTTTGAGCAGCCGGGAGAACTTGACCTGTTTAAGGCAAATTTGAGCCTGCTACTGGGTATGCAGGTGCACGAGGTAAGCCGTATTAGGAAAGTTTTGAACGAGCCTAGGTTTCAGAGTAACCCGTCGTATCAGGAGTGGATGCAGAGTCTATTGGAATCTATTTGGGGAGGTAACGACTATCGATACCAAAAGATATTGGAGGAAACAAAG
The sequence above is a segment of the Alistipes sp. ZOR0009 genome. Coding sequences within it:
- a CDS encoding sensor histidine kinase, with the protein product MAILGMRYKRFRNILTLLLVLLFPALLTVDYAYQSFIVEPDSVVVKNGMFTVTDSFSDGKSLGLKGEAEFYWNQLLTPAALAADTAKRDGYLKIPGLWNGVEVDGRKLEGKGYATIRFWLKLSPNRCYGLKLKEFESAYSLWIDGKLRAQCGKVAKSAGEMVPCWARRDVYFVSSNRPTEVVIQISNFHHWKGGPEDTIILGRARDILNLKSLQEGVGYFIFGIFLVMSLYHLVLFLYRKTDRSALLFSLFCFTIMVRLLTTGEKLILKMLPGIDWVVAVRIEYLSYIISPPLLLHFIQQMYPQLFSKGVLRISYLLAGMFTLLVIAAPSTIFTYTPIAYQVIIFISGIYVFYVLFKAAMEKLENSFVFLFSYCFFFILLVNDILFYNRVLDTSFLSPLGVFVMIFSQSMVLSKKTSVAFREVEVLTARLQRYNRELESKIEERTQEIRLQKMEIEAQADVLLEVNGQLTRMGHLKNALMAMIVHDLKNPLNMVLNYSKDDRITSAGKQMHGLVQNILDIQKYDNDKMVLYKRRVEVGMVLSKAIFSVNYLAYQKGVRIVNRIPAGLILEVDEDVLERIFINLLTNALKYSPINSDVILESRLEHDYCLFEVVDSGPGIPEDKICIVFNQYESYDERMLGRIKPSGLGLAFCKMAVDAHDGEIGFTAKDGGGSIFWFKIPALEVPVLGELQPEILEQTMPFAPVFEQPGELDLFKANLSLLLGMQVHEVSRIRKVLNEPRFQSNPSYQEWMQSLLESIWGGNDYRYQKILEETKVQLGRMSACH